Proteins encoded by one window of Ascochyta rabiei chromosome 1, complete sequence:
- a CDS encoding Transmembrane 9 super member 2, protein MRRLDISVSGTVLASLLTLAPLPAAAFYFPGTAPTSYKVGDAVPLFVNHLTPADSQNDPKLRSVFSFDYYHEPFHFCQPKDGPKYIKESLGSILFGDRIQDSPFELKMGVNETCKALCGPQEYDSRDAVFVNSKIKQGYDLNWLIDGLPAAQLLKDPNSDLPFYSPGFALGLVDGENPIFNNHYDIVIDYHEAGPDNYRVVGVLVDPYSMKDPKQSECQSAQTPVILNEDKGDKVDFTYSVYWRLSPTPFATRWDKYLHVYDPRIHWFSLINSAVIVVFLVGMVSTILVRTLRKDIARYNRLDQFALDDFGDNGDVEDGVAEDSGWKLVHGDVFRPPKSPLFLSVLLGNGAQLFAMTALTIAFALLGFLSPSNRGALGTVIIIFYTLFGFIGGYVSSRIYKFFHGEKWKLCFFYTPFALPVVVFATFFLLNLFVWGRGASGAVPFTTMLVIVIIWFVISVPLSFAGSWVGFKQGAIEPPVRTNQIPRQIPPSGGYLRPLPSMALAGVLPFGAIFVELYFIMNSIWFNKVYYMFGFLFICFGLMIMTSAAVTVLMIYFLLCAENYHWQWRSFFTAGASAFYVFASCLLYWVKDVSFLSWTSGVVYLGYSALLSLLVFVLTGTIGFFASWLFTLRIYRSIKVD, encoded by the exons ATGCGGCGACTCGACATATCAGTATCTGGCACTGTCCTTGCATCGCTGCTAACGCTTGCGCCATTACCAGCGGCCGCGTTCTACTTTCCCGGAACTGCGCCTACATCTTATAAAGTTGGAGATGCAGTACCACTATTTGTCAATCACTTGACGCCTGCAGACTCCCAAAACGATCCCAAACTACGATCCGTATTCTCGTTCGACTACTACCACGAACCCTTCCACTTCTGCCAACCGAAAGATGGACCAAAGTACATCAAGGAGAGCCTGGGGAGTATATTGTTCGGTGACCGTATACAGGACAGCCCTTTCGAGCTGAAGATGGGGGTAAACGAGACGTGCAAAGCACTTTGTGGACCACAGGAATACGACTCGAGAGACGCTGTGTTTGTCAACAGCAAGATCAAGCAAGGATATGACTTGAATTGGCTGATAGATGGACTGCCTGCGGCGCAACTGTTAAAGGATCCCAACTCAGACCTACCCTTCTACAGTCCTGGTTTCGCGCTAGGATTGGTCGATGGGGAGAACCCCATTTTCAACAATCACTACGACATTGTTATCGACTATCACGAGGCAGGGCCAGACAACTACCGAGTCGTCGGTGTACTTGTGGATCCATACTCGATGAAGGACCCCAAACAATCCGAGTGCCAGAGCGCACAAACACCAGTTATACTAAACGAAGACAAGGGCGACAAGGTAGACTTTACATACAGCGTATACTGGCGCCTTAGCCCCACGCCGTTTGCGACACGCTGGGACAAGTACCTCCACGTCTACGACCCCAGGATTCATTGGTTCTCCCTTATCAATTCAGCTGTTATCGTTGTTTTTCTGGTCGGCATGGTCAGCACGATTCTGGTGCGCACGCTCAGGAAAGACATTGCAAGATACAACCGCCTGGACCAATTTGCGCTCGACGACTTTGGTGATAATGGCGACGTCGAGGACGGCGTAGCTGAGGATTCAGGCTGGAAGCTGGTACACGGCGATGTCTTCAGGCCGCCTAAAAGCCCTCTCTTCCTCTCCGTCTTACTCGGCAATGGAGCACAGCTGTTCGCCATGACAGCTCTGACTATTGCATTTGCCCTCCTCGGTTTCCTGTCTCCAAGCAACCGCGGCGCCCTCGGGACTGTCATCATCATTTTCTACACGCTCTTCGGCTTCATTGGCGGTTATGTCTCCTCTCGGATTTACAAGTTCTTCCATGGCGAGAAGTGGAAGCTCTGCTTTTTCTACACACCGTTCGCTCTTCctgtcgtcgtcttcgcAACCTTCTTCCTTCTCAATCTCTTCGTCTGGGGCCGTGGCGCATCCGGAGCTGTCCCATTCACGACCATGCTCGTCATTGTCATCATCTGGTTCGTTATATCTGTTCCCCTCAGCTTCGCAGGATCCTGGGTCGGCTTCAAGCAAGGCGCCATCGAGCCTCCTGTCCGTACCAACCAGATTCCTCGTCAGATCCCGCCTTCTGGAGGCTATCTCCGTCCTCTCCCCTCCATGGCGCTCGCAGGTGTCCTCCCCTTCGGTGCCATCTTCGTTGAGCTGTACTTCATCATGAACTCTATCTGGTTCAACAAAGTGTACTACATGTTCGGTTTCCTGTTCATCTGCTTTGGACTCATGATCATGACTTCCGCCGCCGTTACAGTCCTTATGATCTACTTCTTGCTTTGTGCGGAGAACTACCACTGGCAGTGGCGCAGTTTCTTCACAGCAGGCGCGAGTGCGTTCTATGTCTTTGCTAGTTGCTTGCTTTACTGGGTCAAGGATGTCAGTTTCTTGAGCTGGACGAGTGGGGTTGTCTATCTGGGATACTCGGCGTTGCTGAGTTTGTTGGTCTTTGTCCTGACTG GCACCATCGGCTTCTTCGCGAGCTGGCTGTTCACGCTCAGGATCTACAGGTCAATCAAGGTGGACTAA